Proteins from a genomic interval of Solea solea chromosome 10, fSolSol10.1, whole genome shotgun sequence:
- the si:zfos-323e3.4 gene encoding volume-regulated anion channel subunit LRRC8C: protein MIPVNELKSFGIEQNSKLRVLKPWWDVFSEYLCVIMLMIGVFGCTLQLTQDKISCLPSPLTSPTPEAIDCSHIRTYKENETQRHTLVKPATPIIREVFGRKNNLDIHQYLFVNYYCYERFVHWYAKYFPYLVVIHTLIFMVASSFWFKFPGTSSKIDLFVTILGKCFDSPWTTRALSEVSEERGEEKLVILRRNTTSKDHAERRADEEESVGLLRSSSVKSNPEKKPAEPQSSLSVLDKKEGEQAKALFEKVKKLRTHVEEGDLLNVMYVLQTSLKVFKFVLIIIYTAVMAPNVEIIVRCLVPPDLTGFDIYCCNNNKAHLFSKLAYCYICFVGVYGILCIYSLYWLFHRPLKIYSFEQVRLETGINDIPDVKNDFAFLLHLVDQYDALYSKRFAVFLSEVSESHLHQLNLNYEWTAKKLRARLAKNTSNLLELHLLMLPGLPDTVFEIPEVESLKLEQVKNVTIPTSVAKLESLRELSLIFCPTKVQLPALTHLKEKLKVLNLTFESLEDVPVWIYTLHNLEELNLNVPLNEVARGGTLESFRELRALRVLTLCSSISKIPQSVGDVAFQLQRLCIYNEGIKLQAFSSLKKLTNLVSLELVGCELERIPSAVFSLNNLQELDLKDNKLTTVEEILSLQHCRRLVTLRLWHNKITYIPDHISKLHSLEVVDVSWNKLRKLPSRLFYCTKLRHIDVSHNQLTSLPPEVGVPQGLQVFSAAFNSLETLPDELFSCKRLKTLVLGNNCLSYLSSRVANLAQLVRLEIKGNRLESLPVEIADCPLLNLSGLIVEEKLLDLLPSDVRTRLNNG, encoded by the coding sequence CTCACCCAAGACAAGATTTCTTGCCTGCCCAGTCCCCTCACCAGCCCAACGCCTGAAGCAATCGACTGCAGCCACATCCGTACCTACAAGGAAAATGAGACACAGCGTCACACGCTGGTCAAACCTGCCACCCCCATCATCCGGGAGGTGTTTGGCCGCAAGAACAATTTGGACATCCACCAGTACCTGTTTGTCAACTACTACTGCTATGAGAGGTTTGTCCACTGGTATGCAAAGTACTTCCCATACCTGGTTGTGATCCACACTTTGATCTTCATGGTAGCGAGCAGCTTCTGGTTCAAGTTCCCTGGGacatcgtccaaaattgatctcTTTGTGACCATCTTGGGGAAGTGTTTTGATTCACCCTGGACCACGCGAGCCCTGAGTGAAGTTTctgaggaaagaggagaggagaaacttGTCATTTTGAGGAGGAATACCACCTCAAAGGACCATGCAGAGCGACGGGCAGACGAGGAGGAGAGTGTGGGGTTGCTTCGCTCCTCCTCTGTCAAGTCTAATCCAGAAAAGAAACCTGCAGAGCCTCAGTCGTCCCTTTCTGTCCTAGATAAGAAAGAAGGAGAGCAGGCCAAAGCTCTGTTTGAGAAGGTGAAGAAGTTGCGAACTCATGTGGAAGAGGGAGACCTCTTGAATGTCATGTATGTGCTACAAACCTCCCTCAAGGTCTTCAAGTTTGTGTTAATTATTATCTACACTGCAGTGATGGCGCCAAACGTTGAGATTATTGTGCGCTGTTTAGTGCCTCCTGACTTGACTGGTTTTGACATCTATTGctgtaacaacaacaaagccCATCTTTTCTCTAAGTTAGCCTACTGCTACATCTGCTTTGTTGGAGTGTATGGAATCCTGTGCATATATTCCCTCTACTGGCTTTTTCATCGGCCTCTGAAGATTTACTCCTTTGAGCAGGTCAGACTAGAGACGGGTATTAATGACATACCGGACGTAAAGAATGATTTTGCGTTCCTCTTGCACCTTGTGGACCAATATGATGCCCTTTACTCGAAAAGATTTGCCGTCTTTCTTTCTGAGGTCAGTGAGAGTCATCTCCATCAGCTCAACCTTAACTATGAGTGGACTGCCAAAAAGCTGCGCGCCCGACTTGCCAAGAACACAAGTAACCTTCTGGAGCTGCACCTGTTAATGTTACCAGGGCTTCCTGACACCGTCTTTGAGATCCCAGAAGTGGAATCACTCAAACTGGAGCAAGTTAAAAACGTCACTATTCCAACAAGTGTGGCCAAGCTAGAATCTCTGCGGGAGCTATCGCTGATCTTCTGCCCTACAAAGGTCCAGCTGCCCGCCCTGACCCACCTGAAGGAAAAGTTAAAGGTCCTTAATTTAACTTTTGAAAGTTTAGAGGATGTACCTGTGTGGATTTATACTCTGCATAACCTGGAGGAATTAAATCTGAATGTTCCTCTGAATGAGGTAGCTAGGGGTGGCACCCTGGAATCCTTCCGAGAGCTTCGAGCTCTGAGAGTCCTCACTCTTTGCTCCAGCATTTCAAAGATCCCACAGAGCGTAGGGGATGTGGCATTTCAGCTGCAGAGGTTGTGCATCTACAATGAAGGTATCAAGCTCCAAGCGTTCAGCAGCCTCAAGAAGTTAACCAACCTGGTCTCATTGGAGTTGGTGGGCTGTGAGTTGGAGCGCATCCCAAGTGCTGTCTTCAGCCTCAACAATCTACAGGAGTTGGACCTGAAAGACAACAAACTAACCACTGTGGAGGAGATTTTAAGCTTGCAGCACTGTCGCCGTTTAGTGACACTCCGACTGTGGCACAATAAAATCACCTACATCCCTGATCACATCAGTAAGCTGCACTCCCTGGAGGTGGTTGACGTTAGCTGGAACAAGCTAAGAAAGCTGCCCTCGCGGCTGTTTTACTGCACCAAGCTCAGGCACATCGACGTCTCCCACAACCAACTCACCTCTCTACCTCCTGAGGTGGGCGTCCCACAGGGTCTCCAGGTCTTCTCTGCTGCGTTCAACTCTCTAGAGACACTGCCAGATGAGCTGTTCTCCTGCAAAAGACTAAAGACCTTGGTTCTGGGAAACAACTGCCTGTCATATCTGAGCTCCAGGGTGGCCAATCTAGCCCAGCTGGTCCGTCTGGAGATTAAAGGAAACCGTTTGGAGTCTCTACCAGTGGAAATAGCGGATTGTCCCCTGCTGAACCTCAGTGGGTTGATCGTAGAGGAGAAACTGCTGGATCTGCTGCCGTCAGATGTGCGAACCAGGCTAAATAATGGTTAA